The Streptomyces sp. CC0208 genome window below encodes:
- a CDS encoding NACHT domain-containing protein encodes MDGRLLCTRRLPEGLAELRGRVPFMLPLRALAQHTGLPRPEEFLGAAGNILHALQPEHWADRVLASGRGMVLIDGVDEVSESERPVVRRWLHDLVDLYPGTFFLVTSRPSAVGTHWLAELDFAEFNLLPMTRHNVDRFVHRWHAAVLTSVDEPEERQAVERCRDALSTTLRPGGAGAESASCAVASSTL; translated from the coding sequence GTGGATGGCCGTCTCCTCTGCACAAGACGCCTTCCCGAAGGGCTGGCGGAATTGCGAGGCCGCGTACCGTTCATGCTCCCCCTGCGCGCACTCGCCCAACACACAGGGCTGCCACGTCCCGAGGAATTCCTCGGCGCAGCGGGCAATATACTGCACGCTCTCCAGCCGGAGCACTGGGCTGACCGAGTGCTCGCAAGCGGCCGCGGCATGGTCCTCATCGACGGCGTGGACGAAGTATCCGAGAGCGAACGACCCGTAGTGCGGCGCTGGCTGCATGATCTCGTCGACCTTTACCCCGGGACCTTCTTCCTCGTCACGTCCCGCCCATCGGCCGTGGGCACACACTGGCTGGCGGAGCTCGACTTCGCCGAGTTCAACCTGCTCCCGATGACCCGCCATAACGTCGACCGATTCGTCCATCGGTGGCATGCGGCTGTCCTGACGTCGGTCGATGAACCCGAGGAACGACAGGCTGTGGAGCGCTGCCGGGACGCCTTGAGCACCACGCTTCGGCCGGGAGGAGCGGGCGCTGAGTCGGCCTCGTGCGCCGTTGCGTCCTCCACGCTATGA
- a CDS encoding class F sortase, which produces MTTDRPGTGVPAGRTCLLPAAVAVRALLVAALTLVAVACGGPGGSGGADTGRAGTGGSSVSGSPAAKSVTTVGRSVPLSLRVRAIGVDTPLIRLGLAKDGSVQVPPIAAHDRAGWYEHSPTPGQKGPSVILGHVTVGSYGDGVFRHLADLRKGDEIVARLQDGTSTVFAVTEVRTVAKADFPTKEVYGDVDRPELRLITCGGARTGDGYLDNVIVFAVLRSASP; this is translated from the coding sequence GTGACCACCGACAGGCCCGGCACCGGGGTGCCGGCCGGGCGGACCTGTCTCCTCCCGGCCGCCGTAGCCGTACGTGCCCTTCTCGTCGCTGCCCTGACCCTTGTGGCGGTGGCCTGTGGTGGGCCCGGCGGCTCGGGTGGGGCGGACACGGGTCGGGCGGGCACGGGCGGTAGTTCCGTCAGTGGTTCGCCCGCCGCCAAGTCCGTCACCACGGTGGGACGTTCGGTGCCCCTCTCGCTGCGCGTGCGGGCCATCGGCGTCGACACGCCGCTCATCCGGCTCGGCCTCGCGAAAGACGGCAGCGTGCAGGTGCCGCCGATCGCCGCGCACGACCGGGCGGGCTGGTACGAGCACTCGCCGACCCCAGGGCAGAAGGGACCGTCGGTGATCCTCGGTCATGTCACGGTCGGCTCCTACGGCGACGGCGTCTTCCGGCACCTCGCGGACCTGCGCAAGGGCGACGAGATCGTGGCCCGTCTTCAGGACGGCACATCCACTGTGTTCGCCGTCACCGAGGTGCGCACGGTCGCCAAGGCCGACTTCCCCACCAAGGAGGTCTACGGCGACGTGGACCGGCCGGAGTTGCGGCTCATCACCTGTGGCGGAGCCCGGACCGGCGACGGCTACCTCGACAACGTGATCGTCTTCGCGGTGCTGCGCTCCGCGAGCCCCTGA
- a CDS encoding RNA polymerase sigma factor has translation MKRSREKEASELFAALYPRLAGWCRRLVDDDGTAHEIASEAFTRLWARWTAVDEPRGFLYVTAANLVRDHWRKLERERKALRRATTESAIGPTSEQADPSVRLLVQSLPERLRVPILLHYYADMPIREVSMLTGRKEGTVKADLHAARELLRAHLGRSFDHTR, from the coding sequence TTGAAACGGTCCCGCGAGAAGGAAGCGTCCGAGCTGTTCGCCGCCCTCTACCCACGTCTCGCCGGCTGGTGCCGCCGGCTCGTCGACGACGACGGGACGGCCCATGAGATCGCCTCGGAGGCGTTCACCCGGCTGTGGGCCCGCTGGACGGCCGTGGACGAACCGCGCGGCTTCCTCTATGTCACCGCGGCCAACCTGGTCCGGGACCACTGGCGCAAACTGGAGCGCGAGCGCAAGGCGTTACGCCGGGCCACCACCGAGTCCGCGATCGGCCCGACCTCCGAACAGGCGGATCCCTCAGTCCGGTTGCTCGTGCAGTCCCTGCCCGAACGGCTTCGGGTGCCGATCCTGCTCCACTACTACGCCGACATGCCGATCCGGGAGGTGTCCATGCTGACCGGACGAAAGGAGGGCACCGTCAAGGCCGACCTCCACGCGGCCCGTGAACTGCTCCGCGCCCACCTGGGGAGAAGCTTTGATCACACACGCTGA
- a CDS encoding YdcF family protein, producing MPEYPEYFAAVVFAAGGGVSALLAPHRFSAAVLFCLAVTSAGLGVAGRSAAAHPTIATVLAVAALLLALALGLLLLADGVILVRCYGPQAGLLATGAAGGAVLAVVGLDVVFRAVGGEALGVLVLAVNAVAGYLALLFMVFAGYVFVRGRSTPLPETTHVVVLGAGLDGDRPGPLLTRRLERALAIDATSAPDTPPVVFVLSGGQGADEVRSEADAMADYLRGRAVSADRIVREDRSVNTGQNLRFSAALVDNTSPGHRATVVTSGFHVYRTTLLARRVGVPVHVVGAPTSPAYWLAATLREFAAVLWLDRLALVGLSLLLAVPVATAVFER from the coding sequence GTGCCGGAGTACCCGGAGTATTTCGCAGCGGTCGTGTTCGCCGCGGGCGGCGGCGTCAGCGCCCTGCTGGCGCCGCACCGGTTCTCCGCCGCTGTCCTGTTCTGCCTCGCGGTGACCTCTGCCGGACTCGGCGTGGCCGGTCGCAGTGCGGCAGCCCACCCGACGATTGCCACCGTCCTCGCCGTGGCCGCCCTGCTGCTGGCGCTCGCGCTGGGCCTGTTGCTGCTGGCCGACGGCGTCATTCTGGTCCGGTGCTACGGACCGCAGGCGGGCCTGCTGGCGACCGGGGCCGCCGGCGGCGCGGTGCTGGCGGTGGTCGGCCTCGACGTGGTCTTCCGCGCGGTCGGCGGCGAGGCGTTGGGTGTCCTCGTTCTCGCGGTGAACGCGGTCGCGGGGTACCTCGCTCTGCTCTTCATGGTCTTCGCCGGCTACGTGTTCGTCCGGGGTCGTAGCACCCCCTTGCCGGAAACTACCCATGTCGTCGTCCTGGGCGCCGGGCTCGATGGCGACCGGCCCGGCCCGCTGCTGACCCGCAGGCTGGAGCGCGCCCTTGCCATCGACGCCACCAGCGCACCGGACACGCCTCCTGTGGTGTTCGTCCTCTCGGGCGGCCAGGGCGCCGACGAGGTCCGCTCCGAGGCGGACGCGATGGCCGACTATCTACGCGGACGCGCAGTGTCCGCCGACCGGATCGTGCGGGAGGACCGCTCCGTCAACACCGGGCAGAACCTGCGTTTCAGCGCGGCCCTCGTGGACAACACCAGTCCCGGCCACCGTGCCACGGTGGTCACCAGCGGCTTCCACGTCTACCGCACGACCCTGCTGGCCCGCCGCGTCGGCGTGCCCGTGCACGTCGTGGGCGCGCCGACCTCCCCCGCCTACTGGCTGGCCGCGACCCTGCGCGAATTCGCTGCTGTCCTGTGGCTGGACCGCCTCGCCCTGGTCGGACTCAGCCTGCTGCTGGCGGTGCCGGTGGCGACGGCGGTATTCGAGCGCTGA
- a CDS encoding universal stress protein produces the protein MAIVVWIAEGTWPACVDAARVHAPEEADIALLHVTGQEVAGVGHGAFAGLLGRGRAERDPGIQMEHLAADSARQLLQKAADRLDRPCTRIERTGRVEREVVAAAQGAGLLIVARDGDRSHLGPKSLGPTSRFVVDHAPCPVLLVWPEHAPGLSGIPPSPPPPPHHR, from the coding sequence ATGGCCATCGTCGTCTGGATCGCCGAGGGCACCTGGCCGGCGTGTGTGGATGCCGCCCGCGTGCACGCACCGGAGGAGGCCGACATCGCGCTGCTGCACGTGACCGGACAAGAGGTTGCGGGGGTGGGGCACGGCGCGTTCGCCGGCCTCCTGGGCCGCGGCCGCGCCGAACGCGATCCCGGCATCCAGATGGAGCATCTGGCCGCCGATTCCGCTCGGCAGCTGCTGCAGAAGGCGGCCGACCGTCTCGACCGGCCCTGTACCCGTATCGAGCGCACCGGCCGTGTCGAGCGCGAAGTGGTCGCCGCGGCCCAAGGAGCCGGCCTGCTCATCGTGGCCCGCGACGGTGACCGCAGCCATTTGGGCCCGAAGAGCCTGGGCCCGACCAGTCGGTTCGTCGTCGACCATGCCCCCTGCCCTGTGCTGCTGGTGTGGCCCGAGCACGCCCCCGGCCTGTCCGGCATCCCGCCCTCGCCCCCTCCGCCGCCGCATCACAGGTAG
- a CDS encoding IS3 family transposase gives MEAAGLEGRHRRRRHLTTVPDPHAASRPDLVLRQFDPDPDGVDTRWCGDITYVPTEEGWLYLATVIDIACRRVIGWATADHLRADLVADALTAACRQRRPTRPVIFHSDRGCQYTSQQFPTLATEFGVHLPVGRTGQCWDNALAESFFATIKRELLDTRTWPSLAAARTAIFDFVEGWYNLHRLHSSLGYRSPVEYETALAS, from the coding sequence TTGGAGGCGGCGGGTCTGGAGGGCCGCCACCGCAGGCGACGGCACCTGACCACCGTCCCCGACCCTCACGCCGCCTCCCGGCCCGACCTCGTCCTGCGGCAGTTCGATCCCGACCCGGACGGCGTCGACACCCGCTGGTGCGGCGACATCACCTACGTCCCGACCGAGGAGGGCTGGCTTTATCTGGCCACGGTCATCGACATCGCTTGCCGCCGGGTAATCGGCTGGGCGACGGCCGATCACCTGCGGGCCGATCTGGTCGCCGATGCCCTCACGGCGGCCTGCCGACAGCGTCGTCCCACCCGGCCGGTGATCTTTCACTCGGATCGTGGCTGTCAATACACCAGTCAGCAATTCCCCACCCTGGCAACGGAGTTCGGCGTCCATCTGCCCGTCGGACGCACCGGACAGTGCTGGGACAACGCGCTCGCCGAGTCGTTCTTCGCCACCATCAAACGGGAGTTGCTCGACACGAGAACCTGGCCCAGCCTGGCTGCGGCCCGCACCGCGATCTTCGACTTCGTCGAGGGCTGGTACAACTTGCACCGACTGCACAGCAGCCTCGGCTACCGCAGTCCCGTCGAATACGAGACCGCACTCGCATCCTGA
- a CDS encoding DUF427 domain-containing protein translates to MREDDRDVRVECAGQVVAETRRAVRILETSHPPVFYIPPQDVRTALLFPAVSGRTWCEWKGPAQYWDVIVGDDVRARAAWSYPRPEPGYAPLADFFAFYPSRMDRCTVDGVQVMAQEGDFYGGWITAEVRGPFKGAPGTQLW, encoded by the coding sequence ATGCGGGAGGACGACCGTGACGTGCGGGTGGAGTGCGCCGGGCAGGTGGTGGCCGAGACCCGCCGGGCCGTGCGGATACTGGAGACCAGCCATCCCCCCGTGTTCTACATCCCTCCGCAGGACGTCCGTACGGCGCTCCTGTTCCCGGCGGTCTCGGGCCGGACCTGGTGCGAATGGAAGGGACCGGCCCAGTACTGGGACGTCATCGTGGGAGACGACGTACGCGCTCGCGCCGCTTGGAGCTATCCCCGTCCCGAGCCCGGCTACGCACCCCTCGCCGACTTCTTCGCCTTCTATCCCAGCCGCATGGACCGCTGCACGGTCGACGGAGTGCAGGTCATGGCGCAGGAGGGCGACTTCTACGGCGGCTGGATCACCGCGGAGGTGCGCGGACCGTTCAAGGGCGCCCCGGGAACCCAGCTGTGGTGA
- a CDS encoding polyprenyl synthetase family protein, whose translation MTISAGLSSSGTRVPSPSAEPVTRPTPFGTPHPSAGLEWWYLNGHLSGADGREAHWMIIIIRHEALHDPGAEPGYFCAFTCDGDPGVFSGSWVSPAGLGVLRDAHSGDLVEDTQLRAALLEVLAEGVPLPDRLIEEPVRSSDTVLDIALGELGALFRSESGGYRLSFHGGGLPQLDLELIPKKPSVAQFHEHGQMSGRFPDGGDTQTTRILPRLDAQGTVTYATGEQVAMQGQAWFENTWGGAMGRTERRKSAGDLSWEWAGVQLDNGWEISALQKYVADVVTGSQRDQVIVATAVAPEGSVAHHEMIWQPLRHWTSAATLNTFPTAVRFRIPALDMDLEVTGPADGHEIRTLIAGSGWWESPAIVTGTMGGTPVRGQAFLQTLPVGTIDNISSVTRRAFAIARDEAAAVYPSSPRSALAAVTGTEQGPPLDTSTQDRLHESLVQPVRMLLDAPGRAWRPYTALSVLCLFGADPEPYRPLAALTELLHTASLIIDDIQDGSPLRRGRATVHEVIGTPAAITAGTAAFFAFEPLLQRIPQHDPATMLRVYQLCLRALRAGHAGQALDLSSHQAAFDHAVTTGDNRQLLADIRTTHRLKSGVPVRCIAEVAAVLADADEAQIRAVGDYFETVGIVYQISDDVADLDGVSTAQDRRQGRTAKRPAEDLLNGKVTYPVAHAVARLDQADRFRLRDALRLRTPAGAAQAAELLTHSGSPQICLEDTHDMMTRAWAALAPVLPPTQHKALICALGWYAAQRIPDQAGPDAEEDAR comes from the coding sequence GTGACGATCTCCGCAGGTCTTTCATCCTCAGGTACCCGTGTGCCCTCTCCCTCCGCGGAGCCGGTCACCCGTCCGACGCCTTTCGGCACGCCGCATCCTTCTGCAGGCCTCGAATGGTGGTATCTCAACGGGCATCTGAGCGGTGCTGACGGCCGGGAAGCCCATTGGATGATCATCATCATCCGGCATGAGGCACTGCACGACCCGGGAGCCGAGCCAGGGTACTTCTGCGCGTTCACCTGCGACGGGGATCCAGGCGTGTTCTCGGGAAGCTGGGTGAGTCCGGCCGGCCTCGGCGTACTGCGGGATGCGCACAGTGGTGATCTGGTTGAGGACACTCAGTTGCGGGCTGCTCTCTTGGAGGTTCTCGCTGAGGGCGTGCCGCTGCCCGACCGGCTCATCGAGGAGCCGGTGCGAAGCAGTGACACCGTGCTGGATATCGCTCTGGGGGAGTTGGGGGCGCTTTTTCGCAGCGAGAGCGGGGGCTACCGCCTGAGCTTCCACGGTGGGGGACTGCCGCAGCTTGACCTTGAACTCATTCCGAAGAAGCCCTCTGTGGCGCAGTTCCACGAACACGGCCAAATGAGCGGGCGGTTTCCCGACGGAGGAGACACGCAGACCACACGCATTTTGCCGCGGTTGGATGCGCAGGGAACAGTGACCTATGCGACTGGCGAGCAGGTCGCTATGCAGGGGCAGGCGTGGTTCGAAAACACCTGGGGTGGCGCGATGGGACGTACCGAACGTCGCAAAAGCGCGGGTGACCTTTCGTGGGAATGGGCCGGCGTCCAGTTGGACAATGGCTGGGAGATCAGTGCTCTGCAAAAGTACGTGGCAGACGTCGTCACCGGCTCACAGCGGGACCAGGTCATCGTAGCCACAGCGGTCGCCCCGGAGGGGAGCGTCGCCCATCATGAAATGATCTGGCAGCCCCTGCGTCACTGGACGTCCGCAGCCACGCTCAACACGTTCCCCACCGCGGTCCGCTTTCGCATCCCAGCACTCGACATGGACCTCGAAGTCACCGGACCTGCCGACGGACACGAGATCCGCACCCTCATCGCCGGCAGCGGATGGTGGGAGAGCCCGGCGATCGTAACGGGCACCATGGGCGGGACTCCTGTCCGCGGCCAGGCGTTCCTGCAGACACTCCCGGTCGGTACCATCGACAACATCAGCAGCGTCACGCGTCGCGCCTTTGCCATCGCCCGCGACGAGGCCGCCGCCGTCTACCCGAGCAGTCCCAGGAGCGCACTGGCAGCGGTGACCGGTACTGAGCAGGGCCCGCCACTCGATACTTCGACGCAGGACCGGCTCCACGAATCGCTCGTGCAGCCGGTGCGCATGCTCCTTGACGCACCTGGCCGGGCCTGGCGGCCATACACGGCCCTGTCCGTCCTGTGTCTGTTCGGCGCCGACCCGGAACCCTACCGGCCCCTGGCCGCCCTGACCGAGCTGCTGCACACCGCCTCGCTGATCATCGACGACATTCAGGACGGCTCCCCGCTGCGGCGCGGCCGCGCCACCGTCCACGAAGTCATCGGGACCCCGGCTGCCATCACTGCAGGAACCGCAGCCTTCTTCGCCTTCGAGCCTCTCCTGCAGCGCATCCCCCAGCACGATCCGGCCACCATGCTGCGCGTATACCAGCTGTGCCTGCGCGCCTTACGCGCAGGGCATGCGGGCCAGGCGCTGGACCTCTCCTCGCACCAAGCGGCCTTTGATCATGCCGTCACCACCGGCGACAACCGTCAGCTGCTCGCGGACATTCGCACCACGCACCGGCTGAAGTCCGGCGTGCCGGTTCGCTGCATCGCCGAGGTCGCGGCGGTGCTGGCCGACGCCGATGAGGCTCAGATCCGGGCCGTCGGCGACTACTTCGAAACGGTCGGCATCGTCTACCAGATCAGCGACGACGTCGCAGACTTGGACGGGGTGAGCACAGCCCAGGACCGTCGTCAGGGCCGGACGGCCAAGCGTCCGGCAGAGGACCTCCTCAACGGCAAGGTCACCTACCCCGTCGCCCATGCCGTCGCGCGGCTGGACCAGGCGGACCGGTTCCGGCTGCGCGACGCCCTGCGCCTGCGTACACCCGCGGGAGCCGCCCAGGCCGCCGAACTCCTGACCCACAGCGGATCTCCGCAGATCTGCCTGGAAGACACCCACGACATGATGACTCGTGCCTGGGCTGCACTGGCGCCTGTCCTGCCACCCACGCAGCACAAGGCGCTGATCTGTGCCTTGGGCTGGTACGCCGCCCAGCGGATCCCCGACCAGGCCGGTCCGGACGCCGAAGAGGACGCGCGGTGA